A window of Planctomycetaceae bacterium contains these coding sequences:
- a CDS encoding HD-GYP domain-containing protein, with product MIQAVSHPDTVETTPSANHSDVEYWYFQSGWQREDAFRGDQSHLKRAQCGTESSRQNAATIANLIELAFARRTPVVELLSDHLAAIVTPYANRNPRMATVRYVPVDTSRLLNLLCDATAQMQSCEMLIERQTSTINSQNDQLAAYAAQVSDDLEELIWLRRLACNLELSESGNSTEHIADTVLPSLCDLISAQMLTFVRDIPLDADDDDLPVVWQTGDYRASKETILQLMNELARSETDQPVVMNNWCSGYDLESARSGRGCPVDSCIMVPVATSTARLGWLIAFNKDSNLTSRYPRFSGPEYTTYLSENEFGTFEASLMNATAVVLAAHGRNCSLFREKELLLRGVIRSMINAIDAKDSYTCGHSDRVAEFARMIASELELPAEQCEEIYMTGLLHDVGKIGVPDNVLKKPGRLTSAEFELIKQHPVIGYEILKHLRHLDYVLPGVLHHHESWDGSGYPYGLTGNNIPLEARILAVADAYDAMTSNRPYRRGMPTAKAEQILRDGAGQQWDARCVEAFFRVITDARRISGRNTAPFVPVIASAVTADY from the coding sequence ATGATTCAAGCTGTCAGCCATCCAGATACGGTTGAGACGACACCGAGTGCGAATCACTCGGACGTTGAATACTGGTACTTCCAGTCGGGATGGCAACGAGAAGACGCATTCCGTGGAGATCAATCCCACCTGAAGCGCGCACAGTGCGGGACGGAATCTTCTCGTCAGAATGCGGCAACCATCGCAAATCTCATCGAACTTGCCTTCGCACGGCGCACGCCTGTCGTCGAACTGTTAAGCGATCATCTCGCTGCAATCGTGACTCCCTACGCCAACAGAAATCCGCGGATGGCGACTGTGCGATACGTTCCAGTGGACACATCCCGGCTCCTGAATCTGCTTTGCGATGCGACGGCCCAGATGCAAAGCTGCGAAATGCTGATCGAACGTCAGACATCGACCATCAATTCTCAGAATGACCAGCTCGCAGCATATGCAGCCCAGGTTTCGGATGACCTGGAAGAACTGATCTGGCTGCGAAGGCTTGCATGCAACCTGGAGCTGAGTGAGTCCGGAAACAGCACGGAACATATTGCTGATACGGTGCTGCCGTCACTTTGTGACCTCATCAGTGCTCAGATGCTGACATTTGTACGCGACATTCCGCTGGACGCAGACGATGACGATCTTCCTGTCGTCTGGCAAACCGGTGATTACCGCGCGAGTAAGGAAACGATACTTCAATTGATGAATGAACTCGCTCGATCCGAAACAGATCAACCAGTCGTCATGAACAACTGGTGTTCAGGCTATGATCTCGAAAGTGCGCGGTCGGGACGCGGATGTCCGGTTGATTCCTGCATCATGGTACCTGTCGCTACTTCAACAGCCCGCCTGGGCTGGCTGATTGCTTTCAATAAAGATTCGAACCTCACGTCACGATACCCGCGTTTCAGCGGTCCGGAGTACACAACTTACCTGAGTGAAAACGAATTCGGCACTTTCGAAGCAAGTCTGATGAACGCGACGGCTGTCGTGCTGGCGGCCCATGGTCGTAACTGCAGCCTGTTTCGCGAAAAAGAACTGCTTCTGCGCGGCGTCATTCGTTCCATGATTAATGCAATCGATGCCAAGGACTCATACACATGCGGTCACAGTGACCGCGTGGCGGAATTCGCACGCATGATTGCCAGTGAACTGGAACTACCCGCCGAACAGTGTGAAGAAATCTACATGACCGGGTTGTTGCATGACGTCGGAAAAATCGGAGTTCCTGACAATGTACTGAAGAAGCCCGGCAGGCTCACGAGTGCAGAATTTGAATTGATTAAGCAACACCCGGTGATTGGTTACGAGATTCTCAAACATCTTCGCCACCTGGACTATGTTCTTCCCGGCGTACTGCATCATCACGAGTCCTGGGATGGCAGTGGATATCCATATGGACTCACCGGCAACAACATTCCGCTTGAAGCAAGAATTCTGGCTGTCGCCGATGCGTATGACGCCATGACCAGCAATCGCCCTTATCGCCGCGGCATGCCGACAGCCAAAGCCGAACAGATTTTGCGGGATGGGGCTGGTCAGCAGTGGGATGCGCGGTGCGTCGAAGCGTTCTTTCGCGTGATTACTGATGCCCGCAGGATATCCGGCAGGAACACAGCTCCGTTCGTTCCGGTGATTGCCAGTGCCGTGACCGCGGACTACTAA
- a CDS encoding MazG-like family protein has product MSDIDGFQQLRNANIRRHAEWAKGGSVSLSFRGLEMAGECGEVCNELKKIERVRLGLAGGSDDLNGLKEELADVLICLDLIAMDLGIDLLEETKRKFDKTSVKFGLTSRFADDHSSDP; this is encoded by the coding sequence ATGAGTGACATTGACGGGTTCCAGCAGCTTCGAAATGCGAATATCCGCAGACACGCGGAATGGGCGAAAGGTGGCAGCGTCTCACTTTCATTCCGCGGTCTTGAAATGGCTGGAGAATGTGGTGAAGTCTGCAATGAATTGAAGAAGATCGAACGGGTTCGTCTCGGTCTGGCTGGCGGTTCTGACGATTTGAACGGATTGAAAGAAGAGCTCGCAGATGTTCTGATTTGCCTCGACCTGATCGCGATGGATCTCGGAATTGATCTGCTGGAAGAAACCAAACGAAAGTTTGATAAAACGTCTGTAAAGTTTGGCCTGACATCTCGATTTGCTGACGACCATTCGTCTGATCCGTAG
- a CDS encoding 5'-3' exonuclease, which produces MPLGSAVTWVERRRDGTTAAGVKTYTASPVEFVRRSDGTTVECVCLQCHRFVPVADLVAGHHDAPLLAKATQTERPGHSRSLSRRVEISSNSDPQLLIDIHEVDERASRPSSDASMEPATSIQSDLPGNSSTEEAKTFGTAVSFNESCNVLAIDFLNLLVRAYHVGTPTETHAVRSFFQTLAKAIRTTDPAHIVIAMDGGHTYRSTLLPEYKAHRPPSEPGLTEQKTLAEKALQLAGFPTVRIDGWEADDVIASIATQFERTVIVSSDKDLLAMHGQGGCRILHPWGDGGFVTPESRLELPADQVTDFLALCGDSTDGVPGVKGIGPKTAMELLQKYKTLDAILTKAYFRQIPGSVGKRLRDEKPAALLCREVVQLNTALPVHLPEFAAKPGWQQRLTEMKLGTVAAVVESLLGMRFMERGIRVVRTNVPHAVNSTTIHNQSDSLADVASDTDANQIPKPARPVQELPVQELPVQELPVQELPVLPQSRTGDILRSISEPVRDRPSYAERWLGPDAGLIWVWECGRTADQDQSNPWKEGTDFHLAWQQGFNGLDLTDCSSLRSSVATKGTLFD; this is translated from the coding sequence ATGCCCCTTGGAAGCGCAGTCACATGGGTTGAACGCCGCAGGGACGGAACTACGGCTGCGGGAGTTAAGACGTACACGGCGTCGCCAGTCGAATTTGTTCGACGAAGCGACGGAACAACCGTCGAATGCGTGTGTCTCCAATGCCATCGCTTTGTGCCAGTTGCAGATCTGGTCGCAGGCCACCACGACGCTCCCCTGTTGGCCAAAGCAACGCAAACGGAAAGACCGGGGCACTCCAGGAGTCTGTCACGAAGGGTTGAGATCTCTTCAAACTCCGATCCGCAACTTCTGATTGATATCCATGAAGTTGATGAGAGAGCCAGCCGACCATCATCCGACGCATCAATGGAACCCGCAACCAGCATCCAAAGTGATCTCCCCGGTAATTCCTCCACAGAGGAAGCAAAGACTTTTGGAACAGCAGTTTCTTTCAACGAATCGTGCAACGTATTGGCCATCGATTTCCTGAATCTGCTTGTCCGTGCGTATCACGTGGGCACCCCCACAGAAACCCATGCGGTTCGTTCCTTCTTTCAGACACTTGCGAAAGCCATCCGAACGACCGACCCCGCTCACATTGTGATTGCGATGGATGGAGGACACACATATCGATCGACGCTGTTGCCCGAATACAAAGCCCACAGGCCACCATCTGAGCCTGGGTTGACCGAACAGAAAACGCTGGCAGAAAAAGCATTGCAGCTGGCAGGCTTTCCGACCGTGCGAATCGATGGCTGGGAGGCTGACGACGTCATTGCAAGCATTGCCACTCAGTTCGAACGAACCGTCATTGTCAGCAGCGACAAAGACTTGCTGGCGATGCACGGTCAAGGCGGATGCCGCATACTGCATCCCTGGGGAGATGGAGGATTCGTCACTCCCGAAAGTCGACTGGAACTGCCCGCTGATCAGGTGACGGATTTCCTCGCACTTTGCGGCGACAGCACCGATGGCGTGCCAGGCGTCAAAGGAATCGGTCCCAAAACGGCAATGGAGCTGCTCCAGAAATACAAGACACTCGACGCGATACTGACAAAGGCATACTTCAGACAGATACCGGGATCCGTTGGAAAGAGGCTGCGAGATGAGAAGCCCGCAGCGTTGCTTTGTCGCGAGGTCGTTCAACTCAATACGGCATTACCCGTTCACCTTCCGGAGTTCGCAGCGAAGCCGGGCTGGCAACAACGACTGACTGAAATGAAGCTCGGCACTGTGGCCGCGGTCGTAGAGTCCCTGCTTGGGATGCGGTTCATGGAACGTGGCATCCGGGTTGTTCGCACGAACGTGCCTCACGCGGTGAACTCCACGACCATTCATAATCAGTCGGACTCACTGGCAGACGTCGCTTCGGACACTGACGCAAATCAAATCCCGAAACCTGCGAGGCCAGTTCAGGAGTTGCCAGTTCAGGAGTTGCCAGTTCAGGAGTTGCCAGTTCAGGAGTTGCCAGTTCTTCCGCAGAGTCGTACTGGAGACATTCTTCGATCGATCAGCGAGCCGGTCCGAGACCGCCCGTCCTATGCAGAACGCTGGCTTGGTCCCGATGCTGGTCTTATCTGGGTTTGGGAATGCGGTCGCACTGCCGATCAGGATCAGTCAAATCCCTGGAAAGAAGGAACGGATTTTCATCTCGCCTGGCAACAGGGTTTCAATGGTCTCGATTTGACAGATTGTTCATCCCTCCGATCATCCGTTGCCACCAAAGGAACGCTCTTCGATTAG
- a CDS encoding sulfatase — MSSCIAALAFILVCPSLIRADSKQPNIVFIFSDDHASQAISAYGHPLNLLHTPNLDRLAETGMLFRRCMVPNSICGPSRAVIQTGKYSHLNGFYRNGNRFNGDQQTFPKLLKKAGYQTAVVGKWHLESDPQGFDYWHILPGQGAYYNPPMIKNGERVKHDGYTTDLITDFSLDWLKQRDESKPFMLMMQHKAPHREWSPNLKYLGWNGDRKFPEPETLFDDYSGRGKAEHEQDMTLAKTFTELDAKLTVPRSLNEEQRRIWSKFYDPLNEEFRKADLKGKDLIRWRYQRYLHDYLGCILSVDESVGRMLDYLDEAGLSENTIVIYSSDQGFYLGEHGWFDKRWIYEESLTTPLMVRWPGVTKPGSSSSALVSVLDFPETFLDAAGQPVPPDMQGASLKPLLAGQTPENWRQSFYYHYYEYPGAHSVRKHYGVVTDRFKLFHFYEPDTNYWTLIDRESDPNEMKNVYDEPAYAGTREKLHSELTRLRTELKVPEKDGEASITPSRRPPAKAPAKNKK, encoded by the coding sequence ATGTCATCGTGCATTGCCGCACTGGCTTTCATTCTGGTTTGTCCGTCATTGATTCGCGCAGACTCCAAACAGCCAAACATTGTGTTCATTTTCAGTGATGACCACGCATCTCAGGCGATTAGTGCATACGGACACCCTCTGAATCTTCTGCACACTCCGAATCTGGACCGTCTTGCAGAAACCGGAATGTTGTTTCGCCGATGCATGGTTCCAAATTCCATTTGTGGTCCCAGTCGCGCTGTCATTCAGACAGGAAAGTACAGTCACCTGAACGGTTTCTATCGAAATGGAAATCGCTTCAACGGAGATCAGCAAACGTTTCCGAAGCTGTTAAAGAAAGCCGGATACCAGACTGCCGTTGTGGGGAAATGGCATCTGGAGTCTGATCCTCAGGGGTTCGACTACTGGCACATCCTTCCCGGGCAGGGAGCCTACTACAATCCACCAATGATTAAGAATGGTGAACGTGTCAAGCACGATGGTTACACCACGGACTTAATCACTGACTTTTCGCTCGACTGGTTGAAGCAGCGTGATGAATCAAAACCATTCATGTTGATGATGCAGCATAAAGCACCTCATCGAGAGTGGTCTCCGAACTTGAAGTACCTTGGGTGGAACGGCGACCGTAAGTTCCCGGAACCGGAAACTTTGTTCGACGACTACAGTGGGCGAGGCAAGGCTGAACACGAACAGGATATGACTCTCGCAAAAACATTCACAGAACTAGACGCCAAACTCACCGTTCCCAGGTCACTCAACGAGGAACAACGCAGGATCTGGTCGAAGTTTTACGACCCATTGAACGAAGAATTCCGCAAGGCCGATCTCAAGGGTAAAGATCTGATCCGCTGGCGTTATCAACGTTACCTGCACGACTATCTCGGCTGTATCCTGTCGGTCGATGAGAGTGTTGGACGTATGCTGGACTATCTGGACGAAGCTGGATTGTCTGAAAACACGATTGTGATTTATTCATCCGACCAGGGTTTTTACCTCGGCGAACATGGATGGTTTGACAAACGCTGGATCTACGAAGAAAGCCTGACGACTCCATTGATGGTGCGCTGGCCTGGCGTCACAAAACCTGGCTCCAGCAGTTCCGCGCTGGTCTCGGTTCTCGATTTCCCAGAGACCTTTCTGGATGCTGCTGGTCAACCGGTTCCTCCTGACATGCAGGGGGCGAGTCTGAAGCCGCTGCTGGCTGGGCAGACGCCCGAGAACTGGCGCCAGAGTTTCTATTACCATTACTACGAATACCCGGGTGCTCACAGTGTCCGCAAACACTACGGGGTCGTCACGGATCGTTTCAAGCTGTTCCATTTCTATGAGCCGGACACAAACTACTGGACGCTGATTGATCGTGAGTCTGATCCGAATGAAATGAAGAACGTCTACGACGAACCCGCCTACGCAGGCACCAGGGAAAAACTTCACTCCGAACTGACGCGACTTCGAACAGAATTGAAAGTGCCGGAGAAAGACGGGGAAGCGTCGATTACCCCGTCACGAAGACCGCCAGCAAAGGCACCGGCGAAGAACAAGAAATGA
- a CDS encoding response regulator has protein sequence MTNADSSAQKTVLVIEDDREISATVQSVLSAAGYKVLAANNGQDGRRIIQNNKPDLVLTDMMMPRMGGFPVLEFLSELSDPPPVIMMTANEGSRHKAYAEMLGVVDYLRKPFAMEVMLESVARAIAARNNPEQH, from the coding sequence ATGACGAATGCTGATTCATCCGCTCAGAAAACGGTCCTTGTGATTGAGGATGATCGTGAGATTTCGGCCACGGTACAAAGCGTTCTCTCGGCAGCCGGTTACAAAGTCCTGGCAGCCAACAATGGACAGGATGGCCGAAGGATCATCCAGAACAACAAGCCGGATCTTGTGCTGACCGACATGATGATGCCTCGAATGGGCGGCTTTCCAGTGCTGGAATTCCTGTCGGAACTCAGTGACCCTCCCCCCGTGATCATGATGACTGCGAACGAAGGCAGTCGCCACAAAGCCTACGCAGAAATGCTGGGAGTTGTCGATTACCTGAGGAAACCATTCGCGATGGAAGTGATGCTGGAATCCGTCGCTCGCGCAATCGCCGCACGGAATAATCCCGAACAACACTGA
- a CDS encoding phytanoyl-CoA dioxygenase family protein yields the protein MAFASMTSEALTLDEQESFARDGYLVCRGLIPDSYVERMLSVTNRDLRLLQGDIEFEADLNYPGAPESRDSEGGQTVRRLRQAISRDPVFCQFLKEPLILNRLKQLVGNHVVMPLAHHNCIMTKQPRFSSDTGWHQDTRYWAFTTPQLVNLWIALGSENLNNGCLRVLPGTHLNPTPRERLDDDLFLRQDLPANKPLLETSVPVELQPGDALFFHARCFHAATRNFSNETKKSVVFTFRSLDNSPLPGTRSSEMPELLLS from the coding sequence ATGGCATTCGCCTCTATGACCAGTGAAGCATTAACCCTGGACGAACAGGAGTCATTTGCGCGCGATGGATACCTGGTCTGTCGGGGACTGATCCCCGATTCATACGTTGAGCGTATGTTGAGTGTTACGAACCGTGACCTGAGACTCCTTCAGGGCGACATCGAATTTGAGGCCGATCTGAACTACCCCGGGGCGCCGGAATCCCGTGATTCTGAAGGAGGACAAACAGTTCGCAGACTTCGGCAGGCGATCAGCCGTGACCCCGTGTTTTGCCAGTTTCTCAAGGAACCATTGATCCTGAATCGCCTGAAGCAGTTGGTTGGCAACCATGTGGTCATGCCGCTTGCACATCACAACTGCATCATGACCAAGCAACCTCGATTCAGCAGTGATACCGGCTGGCACCAGGATACTCGTTACTGGGCATTTACAACTCCACAGCTGGTGAACCTCTGGATTGCACTCGGCAGCGAAAATCTGAACAACGGTTGTCTGCGTGTTCTACCGGGAACCCACCTGAACCCCACTCCCCGGGAACGACTGGACGACGACCTGTTCCTGCGGCAGGATCTTCCTGCCAACAAACCGCTGCTGGAAACTTCCGTCCCTGTCGAGTTACAACCCGGCGACGCGCTCTTCTTTCATGCTCGTTGTTTTCATGCTGCGACACGCAACTTCAGCAACGAGACCAAGAAGTCAGTCGTTTTTACGTTTCGAAGTCTGGACAATTCACCGCTTCCGGGTACGAGATCATCAGAGATGCCTGAGTTGCTGTTGTCCTGA
- a CDS encoding DUF1501 domain-containing protein has translation MLTIHGQKMRYCDGVSRRSFLKIGGLSMGAVGGMNLSTLMKVQAASGVRGSDKAIINIFLGGGPPHQDMWEIKTDAPREIRGEFSPIETNVPGIQIGECFPKLAAIMDRLVVVRSVVGCSGAHDAFQCLTGWDRRSIESIGGRPAVGSVLGKVFGPKDPGIPPSVALADTTRHVPWSEPGGPGFLGSAYQPFRPNGGGMDDLTLNGVTLDRLADRRALLSSLDGIKRNVDASGMMDGMDSFTEAAFGVLTGSKLADALDVSKEPAEVRARYGDGKPYQYQYDGAPTCNEHILLARRLVEAGVRSVTLSFGRWDSHGKNFDLVRDHGGKLDQAVSALVLDLEERGMLDDVTILVWGEFGRTPRINDGAGRDHWPQVSCALMAGGGMRTGQAIGATNRLGEYAALRPVNVQEIIATAYHNLGIDVMNTTLADPTGRPQFLVDIREPMRELV, from the coding sequence ATGCTAACAATCCACGGCCAGAAGATGCGCTATTGCGATGGTGTGTCCCGTCGCAGTTTCCTCAAGATTGGCGGCCTTTCCATGGGGGCTGTCGGCGGCATGAACCTGTCGACGCTGATGAAAGTGCAGGCCGCATCCGGTGTTCGTGGTTCGGATAAGGCGATCATTAATATTTTCCTGGGGGGTGGACCTCCTCATCAGGATATGTGGGAAATCAAGACTGACGCCCCGCGGGAAATCCGGGGAGAATTCAGTCCGATCGAGACAAACGTTCCCGGAATTCAGATTGGCGAATGCTTTCCCAAACTGGCTGCCATTATGGATCGGCTGGTGGTGGTTCGATCCGTTGTCGGTTGTTCCGGCGCGCACGACGCATTTCAGTGCTTAACGGGATGGGATCGCCGCAGCATCGAATCCATTGGTGGCCGCCCTGCCGTCGGATCGGTTCTTGGTAAAGTCTTCGGCCCGAAGGATCCCGGCATACCGCCCAGTGTTGCACTCGCCGATACCACGCGGCATGTCCCCTGGTCAGAACCCGGCGGACCTGGATTTCTGGGGTCAGCCTATCAGCCTTTTCGCCCCAACGGCGGTGGCATGGATGACCTGACCCTCAATGGTGTCACACTGGATCGACTGGCAGATCGTCGAGCGTTACTTTCAAGCCTCGATGGTATCAAACGCAACGTCGATGCATCCGGCATGATGGATGGCATGGATTCCTTCACCGAAGCAGCCTTCGGAGTGCTCACCGGAAGCAAACTGGCCGATGCATTGGACGTTTCAAAAGAACCGGCTGAAGTCCGTGCTCGCTACGGGGACGGCAAGCCCTACCAATATCAGTACGATGGAGCACCAACCTGCAACGAACATATTCTGCTTGCACGGCGACTGGTGGAAGCTGGAGTCCGCAGTGTCACGCTTTCGTTCGGCCGATGGGACAGCCACGGTAAGAACTTTGATCTTGTTCGTGATCATGGCGGAAAACTGGATCAGGCGGTGAGCGCTTTGGTTTTGGATCTGGAAGAACGTGGCATGCTGGATGATGTCACGATCCTCGTTTGGGGCGAATTCGGCAGAACGCCCCGCATTAACGACGGAGCTGGCCGCGACCACTGGCCTCAGGTCAGCTGCGCCCTTATGGCAGGCGGCGGCATGCGGACAGGTCAGGCAATCGGCGCAACCAATCGACTTGGCGAATACGCAGCGCTTCGTCCGGTCAACGTCCAGGAGATCATTGCAACCGCGTACCACAATCTGGGTATCGATGTGATGAATACGACTCTGGCAGATCCTACAGGCCGGCCTCAGTTCCTGGTGGATATTCGAGAACCGATGCGCGAGCTCGTTTAA